One segment of Streptomyces sp. YIM 121038 DNA contains the following:
- a CDS encoding histidine kinase, with translation MSLFWRIFSMNAVVLVVAALLLLSPMVTVSSPVLLGEALVVLGGVVAMLVANAVLLRVGLAPLKRLSRAMAAADLLRPGARTAVAGHGEVAQLISTYNAMLDRLESERATSSARALSAQEAERRRVARELHDEVGQTLTAVLLQVKRVADRAPEPLREELSGVQETTRGSLDEIRRIARRLRPGVLEDLGLVSGLRALAGEFSESGLAVHDRFDSGLPRLDGEAELVVYRVAQEALTNTARHAGTGRAELALRCVRDGVELIVRDEGHGLRDAAEGSGIRGMRERALLLGGRLTVGADPSGAGTGTVVRLWIPAGRTTTRPSGPDATATSAAPAGAGLSAAHAAGLDGPDASTGTASAAVTGVGASPTAPAVPPTPYAPATPHPEGPA, from the coding sequence GTGTCGTTGTTCTGGCGGATCTTTTCGATGAACGCCGTCGTGCTCGTGGTCGCCGCGCTGCTGCTGCTCAGTCCCATGGTCACCGTGTCCAGCCCGGTGCTGCTCGGCGAGGCGCTCGTCGTGCTCGGCGGGGTCGTGGCGATGCTCGTGGCCAACGCCGTGCTGCTGCGGGTGGGGCTCGCCCCGCTGAAGCGGCTGAGCCGGGCCATGGCCGCCGCCGATCTGCTGCGGCCGGGCGCCAGGACCGCCGTCGCCGGGCACGGCGAGGTCGCCCAGCTCATCAGCACGTACAACGCCATGCTCGACCGGCTCGAGAGCGAGCGCGCCACCAGCAGCGCCCGGGCGCTGTCCGCCCAGGAGGCCGAGCGCCGCCGGGTCGCGCGGGAGCTCCACGACGAGGTGGGGCAGACCCTCACCGCCGTGTTGTTGCAGGTGAAGCGGGTCGCCGACCGGGCGCCGGAGCCGCTGCGCGAGGAGCTGAGCGGGGTGCAGGAGACCACCCGGGGCAGCCTCGACGAGATCCGCCGCATCGCGCGGCGGCTGCGGCCGGGCGTCCTTGAGGACCTCGGCCTGGTGAGCGGCCTGCGAGCCCTCGCCGGGGAGTTCAGCGAGTCCGGTCTCGCCGTCCACGACCGCTTCGACTCAGGCCTGCCCCGCCTGGACGGGGAGGCCGAACTCGTGGTGTACCGCGTCGCGCAGGAAGCCCTCACCAACACCGCCCGGCACGCGGGCACCGGCCGGGCCGAGCTGGCCCTGCGGTGCGTACGGGACGGGGTGGAACTGATCGTCCGCGACGAGGGCCACGGCCTGCGCGACGCCGCGGAAGGCTCCGGCATCCGGGGCATGCGGGAGCGCGCCCTGCTCCTCGGGGGACGGCTGACGGTGGGGGCGGACCCGTCAGGGGCCGGTACGGGCACGGTCGTACGCCTCTGGATCCCGGCGGGCCGCACCACCACGCGCCCCTCCGGGCCCGACGCCACCGCCACGTCCGCCGCGCCTGCCGGGGCGGGGTTGTCCGCCGCGCACGCCGCCGGGCTCGACGGCCCCGACGCGTCGACGGGTACGGCGTCCGCCGCCGTGACCGGCGTCGGCGCGAGCCCCACCGCACCCGCCGTGCCCCCCACCCCGTACGCCCCCGCCACCCCCCACCCAGAGGGCCCCGCATGA
- a CDS encoding DUF4260 family protein: MATVATPAPKAQGHTAARVAARVGWFAAAVLWTVFAVLEGVNHGWPAGTAALLFALAPDLALFVGLGEAPRTARGQLPPRAVPYYNAAHRAPVPLALLAVYTAVPLTWPPVVAALCAWLAHISYDRAFGYGLRTKEGFQRG; the protein is encoded by the coding sequence ATGGCCACCGTCGCCACCCCCGCACCCAAGGCCCAGGGCCACACGGCCGCGCGCGTCGCGGCGCGCGTCGGCTGGTTCGCCGCCGCCGTCCTCTGGACGGTCTTCGCCGTCCTTGAGGGCGTGAACCACGGCTGGCCCGCGGGCACCGCCGCGCTCCTCTTCGCCCTCGCCCCGGACCTGGCCCTCTTCGTCGGCCTGGGCGAGGCGCCCCGCACGGCCCGCGGCCAGCTCCCGCCCCGCGCCGTCCCGTACTACAACGCGGCCCACCGCGCCCCGGTCCCCCTGGCGCTCCTCGCCGTCTACACCGCCGTGCCCCTCACCTGGCCCCCCGTGGTCGCGGCCCTGTGCGCCTGGCTCGCCCACATCTCGTACGATCGCGCCTTCGGCTATGGACTGCGTACGAAGGAAGGGTTCCAGCGTGGCTGA
- a CDS encoding AraC family transcriptional regulator → MGGGATLDLLTARFDRHRYAPHAHEEFTVGVCVAGSEIIDYRGGRLDIGPGAVVVLAPGEPHTGRPALGDGYAYRAMYPAPHLLADAARDLPHFREAVVDDSQLAAALYAAHTELSAGGAADPLTAFAAESRLTWLLSTLVRRHGGARPAPGTVPGAAALALAVRDRLADDLGTPPTLAELAAETGLSRYQLLRAFRTTMGMPPYAWLAQHRVARARALLEAGRRPAEVAALVGFADQAHLTRWFRRVLGVTPAAYRKSVRGVAAP, encoded by the coding sequence TTGGGGGGCGGCGCCACGCTGGACCTGCTGACCGCCCGCTTCGACCGGCACCGCTACGCCCCGCATGCCCACGAGGAGTTCACCGTCGGCGTCTGCGTGGCGGGCAGCGAGATCATCGACTACCGGGGCGGCCGCCTGGACATCGGCCCCGGCGCCGTGGTCGTCCTCGCCCCGGGCGAGCCCCACACCGGCCGCCCGGCCCTGGGCGACGGCTACGCGTACCGCGCGATGTACCCCGCCCCGCACCTGCTTGCCGACGCGGCCAGGGACCTGCCGCACTTCAGGGAGGCGGTCGTGGACGACAGCCAGCTGGCGGCGGCCCTGTACGCGGCGCACACCGAGCTGAGCGCGGGCGGGGCCGCCGACCCCCTGACCGCGTTCGCCGCCGAGTCCCGGCTCACCTGGCTGCTCAGCACGCTGGTCCGCCGCCACGGCGGCGCCCGCCCCGCCCCCGGCACGGTCCCGGGCGCGGCCGCCCTGGCCCTCGCCGTCCGCGACCGCCTGGCCGACGACCTCGGCACCCCGCCCACGCTCGCCGAGCTGGCGGCCGAAACCGGCCTGTCCCGCTACCAACTGCTGCGCGCCTTCCGTACGACGATGGGGATGCCGCCGTACGCCTGGCTGGCGCAGCACCGCGTCGCCCGGGCCCGCGCGCTCCTGGAGGCGGGGCGCAGACCGGCCGAGGTCGCGGCCTTGGTGGGCTTCGCCGATCAGGCCCATCTGACGCGCTGGTTCAGGAGGGTGCTCGGGGTGACGCCGGCGGCGTACCGGAAGAGCGTGCGCGGGGTCGCCGCGCCTTGA
- a CDS encoding SAVMC3_10250 family protein: MRELVYLSDRKLRQFMPERRWLTGRHGWQVSTPVGGVGVEAGTPDAEREREKRLRRIVEHVSVSARWFTEPEVRAGAWVEFEAPLNYRALNGAAPGMVLFLDPAAGVEGYESGGAVRLVLHGSVEHLGGGSKPGVAEPPALVEDRWDGGGDSCGPSWVEFVATRAATLLDTLAAQPGAVDEPGSTSTPHAPPTLAEGTRQVLAALDRQLPVETAAWMRGHARVTAALAAPGGGGVRYVVATPLYVEYVTP, encoded by the coding sequence GTGCGCGAGCTCGTGTATCTGTCCGATCGCAAGCTGCGGCAGTTCATGCCCGAGCGGCGGTGGCTGACGGGGCGGCATGGGTGGCAGGTCAGTACGCCCGTAGGCGGGGTGGGGGTCGAGGCGGGGACGCCGGATGCCGAGCGGGAACGGGAGAAGCGGCTGCGGCGGATCGTGGAGCACGTGTCCGTCAGCGCGCGCTGGTTCACGGAGCCGGAGGTCCGAGCCGGGGCCTGGGTGGAGTTCGAGGCGCCGCTGAACTACCGGGCCCTCAATGGTGCCGCTCCGGGCATGGTCCTCTTCCTCGACCCGGCAGCGGGCGTGGAGGGATATGAGAGCGGGGGCGCCGTTCGGCTCGTGCTGCACGGGTCGGTCGAGCACCTGGGAGGTGGCTCGAAGCCCGGTGTGGCCGAACCGCCCGCCCTGGTGGAGGACAGGTGGGACGGTGGTGGTGACAGCTGCGGCCCCTCCTGGGTGGAGTTCGTGGCGACCCGGGCCGCGACGCTTCTCGACACCCTCGCGGCACAGCCCGGAGCCGTCGACGAACCCGGTTCCACTTCCACGCCGCACGCTCCGCCGACCCTCGCCGAAGGTACCCGCCAGGTTCTGGCCGCCCTGGACCGGCAGCTCCCCGTCGAGACCGCAGCCTGGATGCGCGGCCACGCCCGCGTCACGGCGGCCCTGGCCGCGCCGGGCGGCGGGGGCGTGCGGTACGTCGTGGCTACGCCCCTGTATGTGGAGTACGTCACTCCGTAA
- a CDS encoding TetR/AcrR family transcriptional regulator — translation MTARAREIVAAARALVEEAGPEALTMRSLADRLGIKAPSLYKHFPDKAAVEVELIAQQLAGSAAACEAAVDRAPGSLAALAEAYRTHALAHPHLYRLATERPLPRHALPPGLEERAAAPLLRVCGGDVERARAVWAFAHGMVILEIHGRFPEGVGLGEAWKRGVTAFERSAP, via the coding sequence CTGACCGCCCGCGCCCGCGAGATCGTCGCGGCGGCCCGCGCCCTCGTGGAGGAGGCGGGCCCCGAGGCCCTGACCATGCGCTCCCTCGCCGACCGGCTCGGCATCAAGGCGCCGTCGCTGTACAAGCACTTCCCCGACAAGGCCGCGGTCGAGGTCGAGCTGATCGCCCAGCAGCTCGCCGGGTCCGCCGCGGCCTGCGAGGCCGCCGTGGACCGCGCGCCCGGCTCCCTCGCCGCCCTCGCCGAGGCCTACCGGACCCACGCCCTGGCCCACCCCCACCTCTACCGCCTGGCCACCGAGCGCCCCCTGCCCCGCCACGCCCTGCCGCCCGGCCTGGAGGAGCGAGCGGCGGCCCCGCTGCTCCGCGTCTGCGGGGGCGACGTGGAACGGGCCCGCGCCGTATGGGCGTTCGCCCATGGCATGGTCATCCTGGAGATCCACGGCCGCTTCCCCGAGGGGGTCGGCCTCGGGGAAGCGTGGAAGAGGGGCGTGACGGCGTTCGAGAGGAGCGCCCCTTAG
- a CDS encoding response regulator transcription factor — protein MTGATVIAPAPAPARILLADDHALVRRGVRLILDGEGDLSVVAEAGDGAEALALAREVRPDLVVLDVAMPRLTGLQAARELSRLADGPRILILTMYDNEQYFFEALRAGACGYVLKSVADRDLVAACRSAMRNEPFIYPGAESTLIRKYLDLLRQGRALPRKAITDREEQILKLVAEGHTSKEIGDLLTISAKTVERHRANLLHKLGLRDRLALTRYAIRAGLIEP, from the coding sequence ATGACCGGCGCGACCGTGATCGCTCCCGCTCCCGCTCCCGCGCGGATTCTGCTGGCTGATGACCATGCCCTCGTCCGCCGCGGGGTGCGGCTGATTCTTGATGGGGAGGGGGACCTCTCCGTGGTGGCCGAGGCGGGGGACGGGGCCGAGGCGCTCGCGTTGGCCAGGGAGGTGCGGCCGGACCTCGTGGTGCTCGACGTGGCGATGCCGCGTCTCACGGGGCTGCAGGCGGCCCGGGAGCTGTCCCGGCTGGCGGACGGGCCCCGCATTCTGATCCTGACCATGTACGACAACGAGCAGTACTTCTTCGAGGCCCTCAGGGCCGGAGCGTGCGGGTACGTGCTCAAGTCCGTCGCCGATCGCGACCTCGTCGCCGCGTGCCGGTCCGCGATGCGCAACGAGCCCTTCATCTACCCGGGCGCGGAGAGCACCCTCATCCGCAAGTACCTCGACCTGCTCCGGCAGGGCCGGGCGCTGCCTCGCAAGGCCATCACCGACCGCGAGGAACAGATCCTGAAGCTCGTCGCCGAGGGGCACACCTCCAAGGAGATCGGCGATCTGCTGACCATCAGCGCCAAGACCGTGGAGCGCCACCGCGCGAACCTCCTCCACAAGCTCGGCCTGCGCGACCGGCTCGCCCTGACCCGGTACGCCATCAGGGCAGGCCTGATCGAGCCCTAG
- a CDS encoding DNRLRE domain-containing protein, with protein sequence MAVSCLYGAEAATAAPAEPTAGKAAKPVATTAADLASARVAARLHGKRIEALAERTETSTTWANPNGSLTTELTAGPTRFEDEESGRWRDVDLDLVKNDDGSVEPKAHPRGLELGAPGGKRLSRIDQHGTARDLVTLGEGEERITLRWQGGLPAPKLDGTRATYENAVPGADVVVEATRTGFEQFVDIKRRPTERDYGYTLPLRAKGLKVVQHKDGSLTFTDRRGKKDQRRAVMPAPVMWDATVDPVSGEHTRRAPVKMKAVEVKGGVDLVVTPDADFLADPKTTYPVTVDPSTSALANVFDTYVQQGETRDWSTDTELDLGNPGTKNANGTPRTARSFISWDTRPVQDALVMDAKLSLWNFHSANEKDCKAQPWEVWSAGAASTSSRWTAQPAWTAKKATSNETRGNPACTAAPDGWINADVTGLVQEWASAKAARGHMGLRAANETVVAQWKRVNSANAATRPPKLTVTYNYRPRTGTKQEAGPPYFSYGGAYVVNSLTPTLRDTFTDADGDKVNGTFQIFDTATDKQVGNVLVSKWVPSGQVASVTVPAGVLAHGKTYKFRTSPYDNAHYNTGWSAWKTFTVDTSAPSAPTKVTSTDYPKGAWVKGAGKPGTFTVTPPGSDHNWLEWSLDGVTWTKEPTGGTGAAKNISVTPPKDGTHTLQVRAVDKADNKSEAVEYTFHAGPGGFVQPSDGERTARRLPLLAEADGDTFDEVSFSWRRAEADDWVRIPAKDVGAGGSALDGWPVALTEGRSDRLVWNATDTVGPDGSVQIKADFTGPKGATGSTAPLTVVVDRNASDAATAETGPGSVNLLTGDHTLSATDASAFDLSVSRTASSRTPDKGAKQENQAPIFGKEWVAGTAAELTDSDFSHLRKISATAVAVVDAEGEETHFTANAAKSAWIPEPGSEDLTLKGGVTGSFTLTDTEGTVTEFTRTDAAASTWQVSSTLLDGLANSTTTIVSESVTVDGKKLARPRRVVAPTSAASAAACTATPATKGCRVLEFVYADRTTASGDTFGDHEGRVRELRLWATAPGASEATAKSVQKYAYDGAGRLRQAWNPQISPALKSAYDYDGAGRVTTYTPPGELPWTFTYGKAGSAATAGEGMLLKASRSGLKPGTTGTQEGTASTAVVYDVPLTGAKAPYKMGAADVKAWGQLDAPTDAAAVLPADAVPSAHSGDELTPAAYRRADVHYLGVSGREVNTATPGGHLTTTESDRFGNTVRELSAANRAVALGLTAADKAVQADLGLAGLTPAERADLLATRSLYNDNGTRKLEELGPLRRVDLTADLKSGATTLVPAGTSVAARGRTLNEYDAGRPSDGTAKVKDQVTKVTTGAEVREHPGVLGESRVTQTVFDWAKGQPAKTIQDPGGLALTTTTEYDAQGRVVKQLLPGANGSDAGTRVTSYWSATGSGRCAGRPEWADLVCEVAPGGEVTGGGSQPKELPSFTTEYDWWGSPAKVTETANGVTRTTTTTYDDAGRQTKVAVTGGTGEQVPQSTTEYDPATGQAVRTTSPTGGSLTKTFDRLGRQVAYTDGGTTTTEYDLLGRPVKVTDTAPSTVTYTYDTAAEPRGLATKTVDSVAGAFRATYDADGSVASEQLPGGYTLTQTEDTAGAVTDRTYTRDSDGTTVYSDTVTKSVHGQVTEHAGWSGQSYRYDATGRLTTVEDTAETVCTRRAYGFDARANRTSLTTASGTPGADCPASGGTTAKHTYDSADRLVDPGYAYDAFGRTTAAPGNGSLGYYANDLVHRQTEGGKRQTWQLDAALRFRSWTVESGSGSSWAKEQSKVNHYDSDGDNPRWIVEDTATGALTRMVDSASGDLAATTDKTGDAVLQLTTVHGDVALQLPLDKSRAPVALDSDEYGNPRAGQAPARYGWLGGKQRSAETLTGLTLMGVRLYHPATGRFLSVDPVYGGGNNAYEYVGGDPVNRFDLDGKWWKKVKRGLKRVGRNVRKNWRTYAGYGATAACIVASAGTCAIASVAVFAATSAADGRGGKWRTKKYWRSTAKSAAWTAVGVGAGRFAAGSWWKSSKGFSRGGRHAAGRSRHAKRFSYRRTAWGYAGNAWTGTLTCGMSWKMRYC encoded by the coding sequence ATGGCCGTGTCGTGTCTGTACGGCGCCGAGGCCGCGACGGCCGCGCCCGCGGAGCCCACCGCGGGCAAGGCCGCGAAGCCCGTCGCCACGACCGCCGCGGACCTCGCGTCGGCCCGGGTCGCCGCCCGCCTGCACGGCAAGCGGATCGAGGCCCTGGCGGAGCGCACCGAGACGTCGACGACCTGGGCCAACCCCAACGGCAGCCTCACCACCGAACTGACCGCGGGGCCCACCCGGTTCGAGGACGAGGAGTCCGGCCGGTGGCGGGACGTCGACCTCGACCTGGTGAAGAACGACGACGGCTCGGTGGAGCCGAAGGCCCACCCGCGCGGCCTGGAGCTCGGGGCGCCCGGCGGCAAGCGCCTGTCCCGCATCGACCAGCACGGCACCGCCCGCGACCTGGTCACCCTCGGCGAGGGCGAGGAGCGCATCACGCTCCGGTGGCAGGGCGGCCTGCCCGCGCCGAAGCTGGACGGCACCCGCGCCACGTACGAGAACGCCGTGCCCGGCGCCGACGTGGTGGTCGAGGCCACCCGCACCGGCTTCGAGCAGTTCGTGGACATCAAGCGCAGGCCGACGGAGCGGGACTACGGCTACACCCTGCCCCTGCGCGCCAAGGGCCTCAAGGTCGTCCAGCACAAGGACGGCAGCCTCACCTTCACCGACCGCCGCGGCAAGAAGGACCAGCGGCGGGCCGTCATGCCCGCGCCCGTGATGTGGGACGCCACCGTTGACCCCGTCTCCGGCGAGCACACCCGCCGCGCCCCGGTGAAGATGAAGGCCGTCGAGGTCAAGGGCGGCGTCGACCTCGTCGTCACCCCCGACGCGGACTTCCTCGCCGACCCGAAGACCACATACCCCGTCACCGTCGACCCGTCCACCTCCGCCCTGGCCAACGTCTTCGACACCTACGTCCAGCAGGGCGAGACCCGGGACTGGTCCACCGACACCGAGCTCGACCTCGGCAACCCGGGCACGAAGAACGCCAACGGCACGCCGCGCACGGCGCGTTCCTTCATCTCCTGGGACACCCGGCCCGTCCAGGACGCGCTCGTCATGGACGCGAAGCTGTCGCTGTGGAACTTCCACTCGGCCAACGAGAAGGACTGCAAGGCCCAGCCGTGGGAGGTGTGGTCCGCCGGAGCCGCGTCCACGTCCTCGCGCTGGACCGCGCAGCCCGCGTGGACCGCGAAGAAGGCGACGTCGAACGAGACCCGCGGCAACCCGGCGTGCACCGCCGCGCCCGACGGCTGGATCAACGCCGACGTCACCGGCCTCGTCCAGGAGTGGGCCTCGGCGAAGGCCGCCCGCGGCCACATGGGCCTGCGCGCCGCGAACGAGACCGTGGTCGCGCAGTGGAAGCGGGTCAACTCCGCGAACGCCGCGACCCGTCCGCCCAAGCTGACCGTCACCTACAACTACCGGCCGCGCACCGGCACCAAGCAGGAGGCGGGCCCGCCGTACTTCTCCTACGGCGGCGCGTACGTGGTGAACAGCCTCACCCCGACGCTGCGCGACACCTTCACCGACGCGGACGGCGACAAGGTCAACGGCACCTTCCAGATCTTCGACACCGCCACCGACAAGCAGGTCGGGAACGTGCTGGTGTCGAAGTGGGTGCCGTCCGGGCAGGTCGCGTCGGTGACCGTGCCCGCGGGCGTGCTCGCGCACGGAAAGACGTACAAGTTCCGTACGTCTCCGTACGACAACGCGCACTACAACACAGGCTGGTCGGCGTGGAAGACCTTCACGGTCGACACCTCCGCGCCGTCCGCGCCCACGAAGGTCACGTCCACGGACTACCCGAAGGGCGCCTGGGTGAAGGGCGCGGGCAAGCCCGGCACCTTCACCGTCACGCCGCCCGGCTCCGACCACAACTGGCTGGAGTGGTCCCTGGACGGCGTGACCTGGACGAAGGAGCCCACCGGCGGGACGGGCGCGGCGAAGAACATCTCCGTCACCCCGCCGAAGGACGGCACGCACACCCTCCAGGTACGCGCCGTCGACAAGGCCGACAACAAGTCCGAGGCCGTCGAGTACACCTTCCACGCCGGTCCCGGCGGCTTCGTGCAGCCGTCCGACGGCGAGCGCACCGCGCGGCGCCTGCCGCTGCTCGCCGAGGCCGACGGCGACACGTTCGACGAGGTGTCCTTCTCGTGGCGCCGCGCCGAGGCCGACGACTGGGTGCGGATCCCCGCCAAGGACGTCGGCGCGGGCGGCAGCGCGCTCGACGGCTGGCCCGTCGCCCTCACCGAGGGCCGCAGCGACAGGCTGGTGTGGAACGCCACCGACACCGTCGGCCCCGACGGCAGCGTGCAGATCAAGGCCGACTTCACCGGGCCGAAGGGCGCCACGGGCAGCACCGCGCCGCTCACCGTCGTCGTCGACCGGAACGCCAGTGACGCCGCGACCGCCGAGACCGGCCCCGGCTCGGTGAACCTGCTCACCGGTGACCACACCCTGTCCGCCACGGACGCCTCCGCGTTCGACCTGTCGGTGAGCCGCACCGCCTCGTCGCGGACCCCCGACAAGGGGGCCAAGCAGGAGAACCAGGCGCCGATCTTCGGCAAGGAGTGGGTGGCGGGCACCGCCGCCGAGCTGACCGACTCGGACTTCTCGCACCTGCGGAAGATCTCCGCGACGGCCGTGGCCGTCGTCGACGCCGAGGGCGAGGAGACCCACTTCACCGCGAACGCGGCCAAGAGCGCGTGGATCCCGGAGCCCGGCTCCGAGGACCTCACGCTCAAGGGCGGCGTCACCGGGTCGTTCACGCTGACCGACACCGAGGGCACCGTCACCGAGTTCACCCGCACCGACGCCGCCGCCAGCACCTGGCAGGTGTCCAGCACCCTCCTCGACGGGCTCGCCAACTCGACGACGACCATCGTGTCCGAGTCCGTGACCGTCGACGGCAAGAAGCTGGCCCGCCCCCGGCGCGTGGTCGCGCCCACCTCGGCCGCGTCCGCCGCCGCCTGCACCGCGACTCCGGCGACCAAGGGCTGCCGCGTCCTTGAGTTCGTGTACGCGGACCGCACGACCGCCTCCGGCGACACCTTCGGCGACCACGAGGGCCGGGTCAGGGAGCTGCGCCTGTGGGCCACCGCCCCCGGCGCGAGCGAGGCCACCGCCAAGTCCGTCCAGAAGTACGCCTACGACGGCGCCGGCCGGCTGCGCCAGGCCTGGAACCCGCAGATCAGCCCGGCCCTCAAGTCCGCCTACGACTACGACGGCGCGGGCCGGGTCACCACGTACACCCCACCCGGCGAACTGCCCTGGACCTTCACGTACGGCAAGGCGGGCAGCGCCGCCACCGCCGGTGAGGGCATGCTCCTGAAGGCGTCCCGCTCCGGCCTGAAGCCGGGCACCACCGGCACGCAGGAGGGCACCGCGAGCACCGCCGTCGTCTACGACGTGCCGCTGACCGGCGCCAAGGCCCCGTACAAGATGGGCGCGGCCGACGTGAAGGCGTGGGGGCAGCTCGACGCCCCGACGGACGCGGCGGCGGTGCTCCCCGCCGACGCCGTGCCGTCCGCGCACTCCGGCGACGAGCTGACCCCGGCCGCGTACCGGCGCGCCGACGTGCACTACCTGGGCGTGTCGGGCCGCGAGGTCAACACGGCGACGCCCGGCGGGCACCTCACCACCACCGAGTCCGACCGCTTCGGCAACACGGTGCGCGAACTGAGCGCGGCCAACCGCGCGGTCGCCCTGGGCCTGACCGCCGCCGACAAGGCCGTCCAGGCCGACCTGGGCCTGGCCGGACTCACCCCGGCGGAGCGCGCCGACCTGCTCGCCACCCGCTCCCTGTACAACGACAACGGCACCCGCAAGCTGGAGGAGCTCGGCCCGCTGCGGCGCGTCGACCTGACGGCGGACCTGAAGTCGGGCGCCACCACCCTGGTCCCGGCGGGCACGTCGGTGGCCGCGCGCGGCAGGACCCTCAACGAGTACGACGCCGGGCGTCCCTCGGACGGCACCGCCAAGGTCAAGGACCAGGTCACCAAGGTCACGACGGGCGCCGAGGTCCGCGAGCACCCGGGCGTCCTCGGCGAGAGCCGCGTGACGCAGACGGTGTTCGACTGGGCCAAGGGCCAGCCCGCGAAGACGATCCAGGACCCGGGCGGGCTCGCGCTCACCACGACCACCGAGTACGACGCGCAGGGCCGGGTCGTCAAGCAGCTCCTGCCGGGCGCGAACGGCTCGGACGCCGGGACCCGCGTGACCAGCTACTGGTCGGCGACGGGCAGCGGCCGCTGCGCCGGGCGCCCGGAGTGGGCCGACCTGGTCTGCGAGGTCGCGCCCGGCGGCGAGGTCACCGGGGGTGGCAGCCAGCCCAAGGAACTGCCCTCGTTCACCACCGAGTACGACTGGTGGGGGAGCCCCGCGAAGGTCACCGAGACCGCGAACGGCGTGACCCGCACGACCACGACCACGTACGACGACGCGGGCCGCCAGACCAAGGTGGCCGTGACCGGCGGCACGGGCGAGCAGGTCCCCCAGTCCACGACCGAGTACGACCCGGCCACCGGCCAGGCCGTGCGGACGACGTCGCCCACGGGCGGCAGCCTCACCAAGACGTTCGACAGGCTGGGCCGCCAGGTCGCCTACACCGACGGCGGCACCACCACCACCGAGTACGACCTGCTCGGCCGCCCGGTGAAGGTCACCGACACGGCGCCGTCCACCGTCACGTACACCTATGACACCGCGGCCGAGCCGCGGGGCCTGGCCACGAAGACCGTCGACTCCGTCGCGGGCGCGTTCCGGGCCACGTACGACGCCGACGGCTCCGTGGCGAGCGAGCAGCTGCCCGGCGGCTACACCCTCACGCAGACCGAGGACACCGCGGGCGCGGTCACGGACCGCACGTACACGCGGGACAGCGACGGCACGACCGTCTACTCCGACACCGTGACCAAGTCGGTCCACGGCCAGGTCACCGAGCACGCGGGCTGGTCGGGGCAGAGCTACCGCTACGACGCCACGGGGCGGCTGACCACCGTCGAGGACACCGCCGAGACGGTGTGCACGCGCCGCGCCTACGGCTTCGACGCGCGCGCCAACCGCACGTCCCTGACCACCGCGTCCGGCACGCCCGGCGCCGACTGCCCCGCATCGGGAGGCACCACCGCCAAGCACACCTACGACAGCGCCGACCGGCTCGTCGACCCGGGGTACGCCTACGACGCCTTCGGCCGCACCACCGCGGCCCCCGGCAACGGCTCGCTCGGCTACTACGCCAACGACCTGGTGCACCGGCAGACGGAGGGCGGCAAGCGGCAGACCTGGCAGCTCGACGCCGCCCTGCGGTTCCGCTCCTGGACCGTCGAGTCCGGCTCCGGCTCCTCCTGGGCCAAGGAGCAGTCCAAGGTCAACCACTACGACAGCGACGGCGACAACCCCCGCTGGATCGTGGAGGACACCGCCACCGGCGCCCTGACCCGCATGGTGGACTCCGCCTCCGGCGACCTGGCCGCCACCACGGACAAGACCGGCGACGCGGTGCTCCAGCTCACCACCGTCCACGGCGACGTGGCGCTCCAGCTGCCCCTCGACAAGAGCCGGGCGCCCGTCGCGCTCGACTCCGACGAGTACGGCAACCCGCGCGCGGGCCAGGCCCCGGCCCGCTACGGCTGGCTGGGCGGCAAACAGCGTTCGGCCGAGACCCTCACCGGCCTCACCCTGATGGGCGTGCGCCTGTACCACCCGGCCACCGGCCGCTTCCTGTCCGTCGACCCGGTCTACGGCGGCGGCAACAACGCCTACGAGTACGTGGGCGGCGACCCCGTCAACCGCTTCGACCTCGACGGCAAGTGGTGGAAGAAGGTCAAGCGCGGCCTCAAGCGGGTCGGCCGCAACGTCCGCAAGAACTGGCGCACGTACGCCGGGTACGGCGCGACGGCGGCGTGCATCGTCGCCTCGGCGGGCACCTGCGCGATCGCGAGCGTCGCGGTGTTCGCCGCGACGTCCGCCGCCGACGGACGCGGCGGCAAGTGGCGGACGAAGAAGTACTGGCGGTCGACGGCCAAGTCGGCGGCCTGGACCGCCGTGGGCGTCGGCGCGGGCCGCTTCGCCGCGGGCTCCTGGTGGAAGTCCAGCAAGGGCTTCTCCCGGGGCGGCAGGCACGCCGCGGGCCGCAGCCGGCACGCCAAGCGGTTCTCCTACCGCAGGACGGCGTGGGGCTACGCGGGCAACGCGTGGACGGGCACGCTCACCTGCGGGATGAGCTGGAAGATGCGGTACTGCTAG